One segment of Curtobacterium poinsettiae DNA contains the following:
- the aztB gene encoding zinc ABC transporter permease AztB, with product MTWLTDPFSVDFMVRALVGGSLAAVLCAVVGTWVLVRGMAFLGEALSHGMLPGVAIATLTGIPPVLGAAVSAGVMVLGVGALRRRARLSYDTSIGLLFVGMLALGVIIVSSSRSFATDVTAILFGDVLAVTRADVGGLAIAAAVALAVAVAFHRPFTALAFDTRKATTLGLHPRLAEVVLIGLVTLAVVASYRAVGTLLVVGLLLAPAAAARAWTRHVGSTMVLGAGIGAVAVLVGLLVSWHAGTAAGASIAAVAVGGVVVSRALAVVVLRRTPIPTPVRAAAPAAPRSAAPSREGA from the coding sequence GTGACCTGGCTGACCGATCCGTTCTCCGTCGACTTCATGGTGCGCGCCCTGGTCGGCGGCTCCCTGGCGGCGGTCCTCTGCGCCGTGGTCGGCACGTGGGTGCTGGTCCGGGGCATGGCGTTCCTGGGTGAGGCGCTCTCGCACGGCATGCTGCCCGGCGTCGCGATCGCCACCCTGACCGGGATCCCGCCGGTGCTCGGCGCCGCGGTGAGCGCGGGCGTGATGGTGCTCGGCGTCGGTGCGCTGCGTCGTCGTGCCCGACTGTCGTACGACACCTCGATCGGCCTGCTGTTCGTCGGGATGCTCGCGCTCGGTGTGATCATCGTGTCGTCCTCGCGGTCGTTCGCCACCGATGTCACCGCGATCCTGTTCGGCGACGTCCTCGCCGTCACCCGGGCCGACGTCGGCGGCCTCGCGATCGCCGCAGCCGTGGCCCTGGCCGTCGCCGTGGCGTTCCACCGCCCCTTCACCGCGCTGGCGTTCGACACCCGCAAGGCCACGACGCTCGGACTGCACCCACGCCTGGCCGAGGTCGTGCTCATCGGACTCGTCACCCTGGCGGTCGTCGCCTCGTACCGGGCGGTCGGCACCCTGCTCGTCGTGGGCCTGCTGCTCGCGCCGGCGGCCGCCGCCCGCGCGTGGACCCGGCACGTGGGCTCGACGATGGTCCTCGGCGCCGGCATCGGCGCCGTCGCCGTCCTCGTCGGCCTGCTCGTCTCCTGGCACGCCGGCACCGCCGCCGGCGCGAGCATCGCCGCGGTCGCCGTCGGCGGCGTCGTGGTCTCGCGCGCCCTGGCCGTCGTCGTCCTGCGGCGCACCCCGATCCCCACACCGGTGCGCGCGGCCGCACCGGCAGCACCACGATCCGCCGCACCGTCTCGAGAGGGAGCATGA
- a CDS encoding ABC transporter: MKHSTTSRAPARLLSTIGLATGLALTVSACSTGTPSADSSTGTARPHGYVAGASESQEPQVRLLAVSATGATALHDLLTEETTELDDVDAPEHSATDGRFLVTSDGDRTTIVDGGSWTVDHGDHTHYYAAEPRVVGTIDGGGRVAVHSSETMTTITWPDRAEAVVLDREALGQGEVDETARIDASVLLPMGEHLVAADGDTVRVLGTDGEAIDGADTAQTCTDPAGGIVTRAGAVVGCADGAVVVDDTGEPSFVDLPDGAERPTAFAARAGRPTVAGLAGDTGFWLLDVREGSWRLVPTERPLRAVAAVDDEDEHVVGVDDSGRVVAVTASTGTVATTEPLLEADPDDPAPLLQLDAQRAYLADPADGTVHEIDFADDARVARTIELPVAPVAFAEVGL; this comes from the coding sequence ATGAAGCACTCGACCACCAGCCGCGCCCCCGCGCGCCTCCTGTCCACCATCGGCCTCGCCACCGGCCTGGCCCTCACCGTCAGCGCCTGTTCCACGGGCACCCCGTCGGCCGACAGCTCGACCGGCACCGCCCGTCCCCACGGCTACGTGGCGGGCGCGAGCGAGTCCCAGGAACCCCAGGTGCGCCTCCTGGCCGTGTCGGCGACCGGCGCGACCGCGCTGCACGACCTGCTCACCGAGGAGACCACCGAACTCGACGACGTGGACGCCCCGGAGCACTCGGCGACCGACGGCCGGTTCCTCGTGACGAGTGACGGCGACCGCACGACGATCGTCGACGGCGGCTCGTGGACGGTCGACCACGGCGACCACACGCACTACTACGCCGCCGAGCCCCGGGTCGTCGGCACCATCGACGGGGGCGGCCGGGTCGCGGTGCACTCGTCCGAGACCATGACGACGATCACCTGGCCGGACCGGGCCGAGGCTGTCGTGCTCGACCGCGAGGCACTGGGCCAGGGCGAGGTCGACGAGACCGCACGGATCGACGCGAGCGTCCTGCTGCCGATGGGCGAGCATCTCGTGGCGGCCGACGGCGACACGGTCCGCGTGCTCGGCACGGACGGCGAGGCGATCGACGGTGCCGACACCGCGCAGACCTGCACCGACCCCGCAGGCGGGATCGTCACCCGCGCCGGTGCCGTCGTGGGCTGCGCCGACGGAGCGGTCGTGGTGGACGACACCGGCGAGCCCTCGTTCGTCGACCTGCCCGACGGCGCCGAGCGCCCGACGGCGTTCGCGGCACGCGCTGGCCGTCCCACGGTCGCCGGGCTGGCCGGCGACACCGGCTTCTGGCTGCTCGACGTGCGCGAGGGCTCGTGGCGGCTCGTGCCGACCGAGCGACCCCTGCGCGCCGTGGCCGCGGTGGACGACGAGGACGAGCACGTGGTCGGGGTCGACGACTCCGGGCGGGTGGTCGCCGTGACCGCCTCGACGGGGACGGTGGCCACGACCGAGCCGCTGCTCGAGGCCGACCCCGACGACCCCGCACCGCTGCTGCAGCTCGACGCCCAGCGCGCCTACCTGGCCGACCCCGCGGACGGCACCGTGCACGAGATCGACTTCGCCGACGACGCCCGGGTCGCCCGCACGATCGAGCTCCCCGTCGCCCCCGTCGCCTTCGCCGAGGTCGGACTGTGA
- a CDS encoding ATP-binding cassette domain-containing protein yields the protein MPATEPTEPTEPTEPRAAVHLDRVTAVLGDRTVLDGVDAVFPAGVVTALTGPNGSGKSTLLDVVADVVRPTAGRVTGLPSDGVAYVTQSVPPTTLPLTVRAAVTMGRWRHRAWWRHLGRADRAIVDAQLERMAITDLADRPIEELSGGQRQRTLVALGLAQRAGVLLVDEPTAGVDAESAALVVGALAAEAADGVVVVHAAHDPVAIAAADRIVTLT from the coding sequence GTGCCTGCGACCGAGCCAACCGAGCCGACCGAGCCGACCGAGCCCCGAGCCGCCGTCCACCTGGACCGCGTGACGGCCGTCCTCGGGGACCGGACCGTCCTCGACGGTGTGGACGCGGTCTTCCCCGCCGGGGTCGTCACCGCGCTCACCGGGCCGAACGGATCCGGCAAGTCGACGCTGCTCGACGTGGTCGCGGACGTCGTGCGGCCGACCGCCGGGCGGGTGACGGGCCTCCCGTCCGACGGCGTCGCCTACGTGACCCAGTCCGTGCCGCCGACCACGCTCCCGCTCACCGTCCGCGCGGCCGTCACGATGGGGCGGTGGCGGCACCGCGCGTGGTGGCGCCACCTCGGACGCGCCGACCGGGCGATCGTCGACGCGCAGCTCGAGCGGATGGCGATCACGGACCTGGCGGATCGGCCCATCGAGGAACTGTCGGGCGGGCAGCGTCAGCGGACGCTCGTCGCGCTCGGGCTGGCACAGCGGGCCGGGGTGCTGCTGGTCGACGAACCGACCGCGGGGGTCGACGCCGAGTCGGCGGCGCTCGTGGTCGGAGCGCTCGCCGCCGAGGCGGCAGACGGCGTCGTGGTCGTGCACGCAGCCCACGACCCGGTCGCGATCGCCGCGGCCGACCGCATCGTCACCCTCACCTGA
- a CDS encoding MFS transporter: MTSSAARRGWLSVTSVALGSFVLVLSEFLPIGLLPAIADDLDVGIGTAGLMVVATGLVGAVAAPVVTVLTSRLDRRVVLVSLTVLLVVADGLAAIAPSFWVLLIARMLLGVGIGGFWAIGAGIAGRLVRPELTIRATSLITAGVSVATVVSLPLGALVSSLASWRLGFVIGGALGVVALVLQLAMLPRIPAQQRVRFATLGSLLRVPRARVGLIAAAFVFAAQFAAYTYIAPYLQQLVGVGPDTVTIALLVFGVAGIVGNFAAGFTLDRSVLATIGASKFVLAAAVVLLPLLAHSVVGVFVLLVVWGLVWGALPLGMQTWMSTASPAGSETGLALFVTTIQLAIAAGSVLGGAAVSSFGLAADFWLAGGVAIVGAVVLVAMGLRKSSAVPVVEPVAAEPTPTGPVAVACP, from the coding sequence ATGACATCGTCAGCAGCGCGCCGCGGGTGGCTCAGCGTCACGTCCGTCGCACTCGGGTCGTTCGTGCTCGTCCTGTCCGAGTTCCTGCCCATCGGACTGCTCCCCGCCATCGCCGACGACCTGGACGTCGGCATCGGCACCGCCGGCCTGATGGTCGTCGCCACCGGACTGGTCGGAGCCGTCGCGGCACCGGTGGTCACCGTCCTGACCTCGCGACTCGACCGCCGGGTGGTGCTCGTGTCCCTGACCGTGCTGCTCGTGGTCGCCGACGGCCTCGCCGCGATCGCGCCGTCGTTCTGGGTGCTGCTCATCGCACGGATGCTGCTCGGTGTCGGCATCGGGGGCTTCTGGGCCATCGGTGCCGGGATCGCCGGGCGACTCGTCCGGCCCGAGCTGACGATCCGCGCGACCTCGCTCATCACGGCCGGCGTCTCCGTCGCGACCGTCGTGAGCCTGCCGCTCGGCGCCCTGGTGTCGTCGCTCGCCAGCTGGCGTCTCGGCTTCGTGATCGGTGGGGCGCTCGGTGTCGTCGCGCTCGTCCTGCAGCTGGCGATGCTGCCGAGGATCCCCGCGCAGCAGCGGGTGCGGTTCGCCACGCTCGGGTCGCTGCTCCGCGTGCCCCGCGCCCGGGTCGGGCTCATCGCCGCAGCCTTCGTCTTCGCGGCCCAGTTCGCCGCGTACACCTACATCGCGCCGTACCTGCAGCAGCTCGTCGGCGTCGGCCCGGACACCGTGACGATCGCGCTGCTGGTGTTCGGCGTCGCGGGCATCGTCGGCAACTTCGCCGCCGGCTTCACGCTCGACCGCAGTGTCCTCGCCACCATCGGGGCGTCGAAGTTCGTGCTCGCGGCGGCCGTCGTGCTGCTGCCGCTGCTCGCCCACTCCGTCGTGGGGGTCTTCGTGCTGCTCGTCGTGTGGGGCCTGGTGTGGGGTGCGCTGCCGCTCGGGATGCAGACCTGGATGTCGACGGCGTCGCCGGCCGGGTCCGAGACCGGGCTCGCGCTGTTCGTCACGACGATCCAGCTCGCGATCGCCGCCGGTTCGGTGCTCGGCGGTGCCGCGGTGTCGTCGTTCGGTCTGGCTGCTGACTTCTGGCTGGCCGGCGGGGTCGCGATCGTCGGCGCCGTCGTGCTCGTCGCGATGGGGCTGCGGAAGTCGAGTGCCGTGCCGGTGGTCGAGCCGGTCGCGGCCGAGCCGACGCCGACCGGCCCGGTGGCCGTCGCCTGCCCCTGA